The segment AGAACCTCGACCGTCGAGTATGGGAAGCGCCGCTCGCGAGGCCACGTCCTGGCTGCTCGCAACGCTCGACTTCGTCTTCGCGTTCGTCGGCGTCGGCGCCGTCGCGTACCCGACCCTCCGGCTCGTCGCCGAACTCGCCGGGCCGACAGTCCCGCGCGGACTCGTCCCGCTCGCGGCGTTCGCGCTCGCGTTCGGCGCGAGCTACCCGTACGTCGCCGGGGACTGGTCGCTCGGCCGCCTCGGCGAGTTCCTCTTCGTCGCCATCGCGAGCACGCTCGCGTGGGGCGTCCTCGTCGCCGGCGTCGTCCTCGCGCTCGACCTTCCGAGCTACCCCGCCGACCCTGCACCCGCCGCGACCGCATGGACGCTCGCGCTCGCCACCGCGTACGCGGTCGTCTACTGGCGAGCGATTCGACTGTTCCGGTGATCCACTGTCGGTGACTCGCAGCGGACCGAAACTCTCACGGAGTGAAGCGGCGACGACCATACCATGCCCGACCTCGAACAGCGCGTGCAGGCGTTCCTCGACGTGGGCGTCGAAGTCGCCCTCGCCGCCATCGCGTTCCTCCTCGTCTCCCTCTTCACGATCGGTCTCGCGAACAGCGTCCTCGGGTCGCCGCTCGCGGCCGGCGTCCCCGTGCTCACTGTCGGCGTCGTCCTCGTCGGGACCGCGGTCGCCGTCGGCCAGGGCTGGTCGTCGGAGCACCTGGGGCACTTCCTGACGGCCTCGCTCGGCGCCGGCGCGGTCTGGGTGCTCGTCGTCGGGAGCATCGTCTACGCCTTCGACCTCCCGCTCGCCGCCCGAGACCCGGTCGCGATCCTCACCGCGTGGTCCCTCGGGCTCGCGACCGCCTACGTCGCCGTCTACGTCGGGGAGGACGCACTCGCCTGACCGCAGGAAGCGTCCTTTAGAGCTCGTACTCGGGCCCGGACGTCGACGGCTTCACGGGCGTGCCGTCCGGTCGTAGCACCCACCAGACGTCCCCGACGCCCTGGCCCTCCGCGTCACCGGGCGATTCGTCGGGCGCGAAGTAGTACAGCGGCCAGCCGGCCGCGGCGACCTGCGTCGACTCGTCGTCCCGCGAGAACGTCGTGAGTTCGGCGGTCACGCCGTCGCCCGCGACCGGGTCGCCCTCGACGGTGAGCGGCGGCCAGTTCGACGCGCAGTCGCCGCTGCACGTACTCGACTCGCTTCCCTTCTCGTCGTTGTCGAACATGTAGAGCGTCATCCCGTCGGCGTCGACGAGGACGTCGCCGTGCTCGGAATGGGAGCGCACCTGGACCGTCGCGCGAGCGGACCCACCGTCTTCCGTCGCCGACTCCGCGTCGGTGTCGGTCTCTCCGTCAGTGTCGGTCCCGTCGTCGGTATCCGTCTCCGCGTCGGTCTCGGTTTCCCCGTGAGTATCGGTTTCGGTGGTGGTAGCCGCTCCGTCGTCGCCTGGAGCGGTGGTGGTCGCCGCCCCCTGGTCGGTGACTTCGGTCGCCGTCGCGTCGCCGCCGCCGGTGAGGCACCCGGCGGCGCCGACGACGATGCTGCTGCCGGCACCAGCGAGGACCGCGCGTCGTGAGAGGCGCATGGTACAACGAGGGCCGCATCCGAGCAAGAAGCTATTCCGAACTCGGTCCAAAATTCGTCCGACATCGCGTCTCGCGAGCCCGGGGACGACCGATACTCTCAGCGGAGCGTGACGTTCGCGAGGAACGCGAGCGCGAGGAGTTCCAGCCCGCAGAGGAAGGTCAAACCGACCTGGACCTCGAGGCTCGACTCGACGAACCAGCCGACGAACGCCGGGTGGAGGACGTAGAAGAACAGCCAGAGCAAGTTCTCCACGAAGAGGAACCCCGCGAACACGAGGAGTGCGAGCGTGTGCGACGCCCCGTGCTGGCGGTAGTTCCGGAGCCAGACGCTCCCCAACGCGAGCAGGAGCAGGGCGTTCGCGCCCGCGGCGACGCGAGCGACGTCAAGCCAGACGGCCATCGTCACCCCCTATGGAAGGCATCGCCAAATGTGCTGTCCAAACTTCGTCCGAACTCATGGGTCGTCCTCCGCGACGGTGTCGAGTACCTCCTCGACGATCCCCCAGTTCGACTTCGCTTGGTCCGTGAACAGGTAGACGGCGGCGTAGTCGTCGTCGGTCCGCCGGACGACGTTGTTCTCCATGAGGACGTCCAGGTGGTGGCGTATCGTCGTGTAGTCCATGTCGAGTTCCTCGGCGAGCTGGTTCGCGTTCTGCGGTCGCTCGTCGAGCGCCTGCACGATGCGGACGCGCGTCGGCCCGCCGCGGGAACTCGCGAGTACGTACCACAGAACGCCCTCCATCGGGGCGGAGATTCCCGGGGAGATGCCCTAAAGCCTCGGGCGAAGAAGTCGGTCATATGACGGCGTGCTCGTGGCCGCCTGAAAAACGGTCAGTTAGCGTGACAAACCAGCACAATCAGACGATGTCCCAATCGATCACACGATGTCCGCGCGAGCAAAGCGAGCGCGGTTCACCGCGAGCGCCCCAGCGGGGCGCGAGTGGCATTTTTCATCGACGTTTTTCGAGGAGGGTCGGCGAAGCCGACCCGGCGAAGAAAAAGGTTGTCAGTAGCCCTTGCCGAGGAGTTCGCGCGCGATGATGTTCTTCTGGATCTCGGTCGTGCCCTCGTAGATCTGCGTGATCTTCGCGTCGCGGTAGAAGCGCTCGACGGGGAAGTCGTTCACGTAGCCGGCGCCGCCGTGGATCTGGACGGCCTCGTTCGCGGCGTCGACGGCGACGCGCGACGCGAACTCCTTCGCCATGGAGGCGAGTTTCGTGATGTCCTCGCCCTGGTCGACGTTCCACGCGGCCTTGTACGTCAGCATGCGCGCCGCCTCCGTGCGCGTGTGCATGTCGGCGAGCTTGTGCTGGATGGCCTGGAAGTCGCCGATGGGGCGGTCGAACTGCTCGCGCTCCTGCGCGTAGTCGAGCGCGGCCTCGGCGGCGCCCTTCGCGATACCGACGCCCTGGGCGGCGACGGCGGTGCGGGTCTCGTCGAAGAACTGCATCTGCTGGAGGAAGCCCATCCCGCGCGTCCCGACGAGGTTCTCCTCGGGAACGCGGACGTCGTTCAGGATGAGTTCCGCGGTGTCGCTCGCGCGGATGCCCAGTTTCCCCGTGATCTTCTCGGCCTCGAACCCGTCGCGGTCGGCCTCGACGACGATCTGACTGAAGCCGTTGTAGCGCCCCTCGGCGTCCGGGTCGGTCTCGCAGAGGACGACGTAGTAGTCGCCGATCGAGCCGTTCGTGATCCACATCTTGTTCCCGTCTATCACCCACTCGTCGCCGTCCTTCTCGGCCTGCGTGGAGACCGAGGAGACGTCGCTCCCGGTGTCGGGTTCGCTGATGGCCGCGCCCATGATGGCGTCGCCCTTCGGGATGGGTTCGAGGAAGCGCTCCTTCTGATCTTCCGTCCCGAACTCCATGATGGCGTCCGCGCCGAAGGACGCCGAAGTCAGGCAGAGCCCGATGCCGGGGTCCACTGCGAACAGTTCCTCGGTGATGAGTGCGGATTCGAGGTTGCCGTAGTCCGCGCCCCCGTACTCGAAGGGGATGTGTGCGCCGAGCAGGCCGGCATCGGCGGCCTTCTCCATGACCTCCCAGGGGTACTCCTCGTTCACGTCGTACTCCTTCGCGACGGGTTCGACCTCGTTCTCGGCGAACCGTGCGACCTCCTCTTTGACCTGTTTCTGCTCGTCTGAGAGCGCGAAGTCCATAGTAAACCATTAACGCATTGTTCGTTAAAAAGCTATGTACCCGGCCGTAAACTAGAGAGCAGTTCCCGGGTTCGGTAAGGGAAACCTTGAAACGATTGCCAGTTGTCTTCTCGGCCATGGAGCTGGAAGAAGTCAACACCGTCGCAGTTCTCGGCGCTGGTAACATGGGCCACGGTATCGCGGAGGTCGCGGCCCTCGCCGGCTACGACGTCGCCATGCGTGACATCAAGGACGAGTTCGTCCAGGACGGCTACGACAAGATCGAGTGGTCGCTCGGCAAGCTCGCCGAGAGCGACCAGATCAGCGAACAGGACGCCGACGACGCGCTCGACCGCGTCACACCCCTCGTCGACCTCGAGGAGACCGTCGCCGACGCCGACGTCGTCATCGAGGCCGTCCCCGAGAAGATGGAGATCAAGGAGGACACGTGGACGGACGTCGAGGCGTACGCGCCCGACCACGCGATCTTCACGACGAACACGTCGTCGCTGTCGATCACGGACCTCTCCGAGTTCACCGACCGCCCCGAGGCGTTCTGCGGGATGCACTTCTTCAACCCGCCGATCCGCATGGACCTCGTCGAGGTCATCTCCGGCGAACACACCGACACGGAGACGCTCGACCTCGTCGAAGCGCTCGCCGAGGACTTCGGGAAGACGCCCGTCCGCGTCCGCAAGGACGTCCCCGGGTTCATCGTGAACCGCATCCTCGTCCCGCTGATGAACGAGGCCGCGTGGCTCGTCGACGACGGCGTCGCCACCATCGAGGAGGTCGACGCGACGACGAAGTTCGACATCGGCCTCCCGATGGGGAGCTTCGAGCTCTCGGACTACGTCGGCATCGACGTCGGCTACCACGTGCTCGACTACATGCACGAGGTCGCGGGCGACCGCTACGAGCCTGCGCCGATGATGGTCGAGAAGGTCGAGAACGAGGAGTTCGGCCAGAAGTCCGGGAAGGGCTTCTACGACTACGAGGACGGCGAGGGCGCGGACGTCCCGATGGACGACGACCTGTTCAGCGAGACCGTCAAGGAGCGCCTGCTCGCGGTGCTCGCGAACGAGGTCGCGTACCTCGTCGGCGACGACGTCGCCTCCCCGGAAGAGATCGACACC is part of the Halorubellus sp. JP-L1 genome and harbors:
- a CDS encoding 3-hydroxyacyl-CoA dehydrogenase/enoyl-CoA hydratase family protein; this encodes MELEEVNTVAVLGAGNMGHGIAEVAALAGYDVAMRDIKDEFVQDGYDKIEWSLGKLAESDQISEQDADDALDRVTPLVDLEETVADADVVIEAVPEKMEIKEDTWTDVEAYAPDHAIFTTNTSSLSITDLSEFTDRPEAFCGMHFFNPPIRMDLVEVISGEHTDTETLDLVEALAEDFGKTPVRVRKDVPGFIVNRILVPLMNEAAWLVDDGVATIEEVDATTKFDIGLPMGSFELSDYVGIDVGYHVLDYMHEVAGDRYEPAPMMVEKVENEEFGQKSGKGFYDYEDGEGADVPMDDDLFSETVKERLLAVLANEVAYLVGDDVASPEEIDTAVKLGGRWPKGPAKFADEYGVARLAEALEAAHEESGHPRYEAFDHLAEFAEAGGFYDDDGAEDDGAPSFDTLELTYPGEKVAQIELSRPQQMNSISLELIEELDDAIDVVDEDDSVRALLLTGAGSKAFSAGADFMSIAGSGADPFEAVELSKYGQETFGRLEEIEMPVVAAIDGYCLGGGMELATCADVRVASTRAEFGQPEFDLGLLPGWGGTQRLQRIVGMGRAKEIIFTAERFPADEMERFGFVNEVYEPDEFEDAAVEYAEKLAGGPPLAQRFAKRAMLKGWDDSDAGLEIESMGFGHVVNSEDVHEGINAFFGDDEPEFEGK
- a CDS encoding winged helix-turn-helix domain-containing protein: MEGVLWYVLASSRGGPTRVRIVQALDERPQNANQLAEELDMDYTTIRHHLDVLMENNVVRRTDDDYAAVYLFTDQAKSNWGIVEEVLDTVAEDDP
- a CDS encoding acyl-CoA dehydrogenase family protein; this encodes MDFALSDEQKQVKEEVARFAENEVEPVAKEYDVNEEYPWEVMEKAADAGLLGAHIPFEYGGADYGNLESALITEELFAVDPGIGLCLTSASFGADAIMEFGTEDQKERFLEPIPKGDAIMGAAISEPDTGSDVSSVSTQAEKDGDEWVIDGNKMWITNGSIGDYYVVLCETDPDAEGRYNGFSQIVVEADRDGFEAEKITGKLGIRASDTAELILNDVRVPEENLVGTRGMGFLQQMQFFDETRTAVAAQGVGIAKGAAEAALDYAQEREQFDRPIGDFQAIQHKLADMHTRTEAARMLTYKAAWNVDQGEDITKLASMAKEFASRVAVDAANEAVQIHGGAGYVNDFPVERFYRDAKITQIYEGTTEIQKNIIARELLGKGY